From a region of the Roseivirga sp. 4D4 genome:
- a CDS encoding sensor histidine kinase, with amino-acid sequence MRNKKELALHVLFWVFNTLIFTFIEGAYSEEFRRGFYLELGFLPGRLVVVYINYSWLLPKYLLQSNYPKYISYTLISLLLGSLIHRVVMYAYVEVAVLGFEEPSQFWGLVNFVQGGIIILIPFMFLIGLTVLTKWKSAEQKAESFEKEKLAAELNYLRSQINPHFFFNTLNSLYGLALNKSEKTPEVVLRLSELMSYILYEADKAAVTVSKELEQIESYVALEQIRFGNRFEVDIQVEGDTDFIKIPPLILLPFVENAFKHGVNTASKDGWLSIKVSCDNEILDFEVRNKVFELDRETSENKGLGIKNVSKRLDLLFPEKHELSCQHVGQEYHVRLLLKETL; translated from the coding sequence GTGAGAAATAAGAAGGAATTAGCGCTTCATGTTCTTTTTTGGGTTTTTAACACCCTCATCTTCACTTTTATTGAAGGTGCCTATTCTGAAGAATTTCGAAGAGGCTTTTATCTCGAATTGGGCTTTCTACCCGGTAGGCTTGTTGTGGTATATATCAACTACTCCTGGCTTCTGCCTAAGTACTTACTCCAAAGCAACTACCCCAAGTATATATCCTATACCCTGATTTCATTGCTCTTGGGTAGTTTGATCCACAGGGTAGTGATGTATGCTTATGTAGAAGTGGCCGTGTTAGGTTTTGAAGAGCCAAGCCAATTCTGGGGTTTGGTCAACTTCGTTCAGGGAGGTATCATCATTCTGATTCCATTTATGTTTTTGATAGGCCTCACTGTCCTGACCAAGTGGAAAAGCGCTGAACAAAAAGCTGAATCATTTGAGAAAGAAAAACTAGCAGCTGAGCTCAATTACTTAAGGTCACAGATAAACCCTCACTTCTTCTTCAATACCCTTAATAGTTTATACGGACTGGCATTGAACAAATCTGAAAAGACACCGGAAGTAGTCTTGAGACTTTCGGAACTGATGAGCTATATTTTGTATGAAGCGGACAAAGCTGCAGTGACGGTTTCAAAAGAGCTCGAGCAAATAGAAAGTTATGTAGCCCTAGAGCAAATTAGATTTGGAAATCGGTTTGAGGTGGACATTCAGGTGGAAGGAGATACGGACTTTATAAAGATCCCTCCGCTCATCTTGCTACCCTTTGTTGAAAATGCTTTCAAACACGGTGTTAATACGGCCTCAAAAGATGGATGGCTGAGCATTAAAGTGAGTTGCGATAATGAAATCCTTGATTTCGAAGTGAGAAACAAGGTTTTTGAGCTTGATCGCGAAACCTCTGAAAATAAAGGCCTGGGGATTAAGAATGTCAGTAAAAGATTAGACTTACTCTTCCCCGAAAAGCATGAACTCAGTTGCCAGCATGTAGGACAAGAGTATCATGTAAGGCTACTACTAAAGGAAACGCTATGA
- a CDS encoding DUF2911 domain-containing protein, whose product MKTPYSFAPPKFIAFLLPLFMLFSVSLNAQWEFRDVIKHDNITYPKSSKRAQVSQEIGITTISVMYHQPGVRNRVIWGGLIPFGQVWRAGAEESTVITFMDAVKVNGSAVPAGKYGLHMIPEADKFIIILSKNHTQWGSFYYQATEDLLRIEVNTEKAPFREYLHYGFDLKNENTTDLFMSWAGLKVRLEIEVDETATTLAVIRDELRTLPRFTWRGSREAALFCWLHDVNLEEALQWINLSIRIEERFENVFIKSRILASLGQKEASEEALSLAKQLGDVNDMIFVAAETVGHHNSPEKALEVLSIAEDNYPTNYQVDFRRAICYGWLGDLEKTKAFFNSALTKATSESEKTRVLQRMKEYGLK is encoded by the coding sequence ATGAAGACTCCTTATTCCTTTGCTCCCCCCAAGTTCATCGCATTTCTTTTACCACTATTCATGCTCTTCAGCGTATCGCTGAATGCTCAGTGGGAGTTCAGAGATGTTATCAAACATGACAACATTACTTATCCCAAGAGTAGCAAGCGAGCTCAAGTATCTCAGGAAATTGGGATTACGACCATTTCAGTAATGTATCATCAACCGGGGGTACGCAACAGGGTCATTTGGGGAGGGCTTATTCCCTTTGGGCAAGTATGGCGAGCGGGTGCCGAAGAGTCTACCGTAATCACCTTTATGGATGCTGTTAAGGTCAACGGATCAGCGGTACCAGCTGGTAAATATGGTCTCCATATGATTCCAGAAGCCGACAAATTCATCATTATTCTTTCTAAAAACCATACGCAATGGGGTAGCTTCTATTATCAAGCGACAGAAGATTTGCTCAGAATTGAAGTCAACACGGAGAAAGCTCCTTTTCGCGAATACCTGCATTACGGGTTTGACTTAAAAAATGAAAATACCACAGATCTTTTTATGTCATGGGCAGGCCTCAAAGTACGACTGGAGATTGAGGTGGATGAAACGGCCACAACCTTGGCCGTCATTAGAGATGAGTTGAGAACCCTTCCAAGATTTACTTGGCGAGGTTCCCGAGAAGCAGCACTTTTCTGTTGGCTTCATGATGTCAACCTTGAAGAGGCCTTACAATGGATCAATCTGTCCATTAGGATAGAGGAAAGGTTTGAAAATGTATTCATCAAGTCGAGAATTCTCGCATCACTTGGTCAAAAAGAAGCGTCTGAAGAGGCTTTGAGCCTAGCCAAACAACTGGGCGATGTCAACGACATGATATTTGTTGCTGCTGAGACAGTTGGACATCACAATAGTCCCGAAAAAGCCCTTGAAGTGCTCAGTATAGCGGAAGACAATTATCCGACTAACTACCAAGTAGATTTTCGAAGGGCCATTTGTTACGGTTGGCTTGGTGATTTAGAGAAGACAAAAGCGTTTTTCAATAGCGCCCTTACGAAGGCTACCAGTGAGTCTGAAAAAACCAGAGTCTTGCAACGCATGAAGGAATATGGTTTAAAATAG
- a CDS encoding DUF4956 domain-containing protein, with protein sequence MEFLGVPLFDNDIYKMIFRFALNFTFISVIIRGLYYRHARRTEYVFTFYMVSIVIFFLCFTLQNFTLDLGMALGLFAIFGIIRYRTLTIDIKEMTYLFVVIGVSVINALANRNMSYAEVIGANVAIVGAIYVIEKYVLSKARVEQRSVTYNDLERLKPENYDSLVVDLKEKTGLDITEVSVLKTDLANGVCTLNIFYRVQSR encoded by the coding sequence ATGGAGTTTTTGGGAGTTCCTCTCTTCGATAATGATATCTATAAAATGATCTTTCGGTTTGCACTGAATTTTACCTTCATCAGTGTGATCATTCGAGGGCTTTACTACCGACATGCCCGGAGAACGGAATACGTTTTTACCTTTTATATGGTGAGCATAGTGATTTTCTTTCTATGCTTTACACTACAAAATTTTACACTTGATTTAGGAATGGCCTTGGGTCTCTTTGCCATTTTCGGGATCATTCGCTACCGCACCTTAACCATTGACATTAAGGAGATGACCTACCTCTTCGTGGTGATTGGAGTCTCTGTGATCAATGCTTTGGCGAATAGAAATATGAGCTATGCCGAGGTGATCGGTGCGAATGTGGCTATTGTTGGGGCCATCTATGTGATCGAAAAGTATGTACTGTCGAAAGCCAGAGTCGAACAAAGGAGTGTTACTTACAATGATTTAGAAAGACTAAAGCCCGAAAACTACGATAGCCTTGTGGTTGATTTAAAGGAGAAAACTGGTCTTGATATTACGGAGGTATCTGTTTTAAAAACAGACTTGGCCAATGGCGTCTGTACCTTGAATATTTTTTACCGAGTTCAATCGAGATGA
- a CDS encoding cation:proton antiporter — protein sequence MKFVIISLGVVGIGFLLRLIKQPHVIIYIITGVILGPSVTNIAGDSSLIDQLGSLGLVLLLFFIGMEISLPKLIANWKFSLTGTLIQILASVFAIWIIGYFLDWPLARVVTLGFVISLSSTAVVLRILEERNEMETRVGQNALGILLVQDVLIVPMMIILGYMSGGEIHAKDVVLQSVGALLIILFVIWLYKKGEIKLPFDKLLKNDHEIQVFFAFGLCFGFAAITGFFGLSTALGAFVAGMLVASSKTTECFHHSLYPLKVIFLALFFISVGLLIDLEFIWNNIGLISLLVGVVFITNNLITALTARMYKIPWGESFYLGALLSQIGEFSFVLGALAYGSGIIADFAYQVIISVISLTLLLSPFWIKVSSRLSRDKRVITGKKSNELQSNISDNS from the coding sequence ATGAAATTTGTAATCATTTCACTTGGAGTAGTTGGTATTGGGTTTCTTCTGAGGCTAATTAAACAACCTCATGTGATCATTTATATCATCACTGGGGTAATATTGGGCCCTTCCGTCACCAATATCGCAGGTGACAGCAGCCTCATCGATCAACTAGGTTCTTTAGGGCTGGTTCTTCTACTATTCTTTATAGGTATGGAGATTTCTCTACCTAAGCTTATTGCAAACTGGAAGTTTTCATTGACGGGTACGCTTATCCAAATTTTGGCCAGTGTTTTTGCCATATGGATCATTGGCTACTTCCTTGACTGGCCCTTGGCGCGTGTGGTTACTCTTGGGTTTGTAATCAGTCTGAGTAGCACGGCAGTAGTGCTTAGAATCTTGGAAGAAAGAAATGAAATGGAAACCAGAGTTGGGCAAAACGCACTCGGTATTCTACTGGTTCAAGACGTTCTCATTGTACCAATGATGATCATATTAGGCTATATGTCCGGTGGTGAAATTCACGCCAAAGATGTGGTCTTACAATCAGTAGGAGCTCTGCTTATTATACTATTTGTCATATGGTTATATAAAAAGGGCGAGATTAAGCTGCCCTTTGACAAGCTCCTAAAAAATGATCATGAGATTCAGGTTTTCTTTGCCTTCGGCCTATGTTTTGGCTTTGCTGCTATCACCGGTTTCTTCGGTTTATCAACTGCCTTAGGGGCCTTTGTTGCTGGTATGCTGGTAGCCTCTTCTAAGACCACCGAATGCTTTCATCATAGCTTATACCCTCTCAAGGTTATCTTTTTGGCCTTGTTCTTTATTTCTGTCGGACTCCTAATCGACTTAGAGTTTATTTGGAACAACATCGGTTTAATCAGTCTTCTTGTTGGCGTGGTCTTTATTACCAATAATCTAATCACCGCCTTAACGGCCAGAATGTACAAAATACCTTGGGGTGAGAGTTTTTACCTTGGCGCGTTACTCTCCCAAATTGGAGAGTTCAGTTTCGTACTTGGTGCTTTAGCTTATGGTAGCGGAATCATTGCTGACTTTGCTTATCAGGTCATTATTTCTGTAATATCGCTGACACTACTATTAAGCCCTTTTTGGATTAAGGTTTCTTCTCGTCTCAGTAGAGACAAACGAGTCATCACAGGGAAAAAATCTAATGAACTGCAATCGAATATTTCCGATAATTCATAA
- a CDS encoding PadR family transcriptional regulator — translation MSDHSLGEFEELVLLMVAAYNREAYGVLILENLEEKLSRKVNISAVHMALKRIEKKGFVESSYGGITNERGGRRKKYYAITALGKKTLDRQYELRTSIYKQIPNISFGQ, via the coding sequence ATGTCTGATCACTCACTTGGAGAATTTGAAGAGCTCGTTTTGCTGATGGTTGCGGCCTATAACCGTGAGGCCTATGGCGTGCTTATTCTTGAAAACCTAGAAGAAAAGCTCAGTAGAAAAGTCAATATCAGTGCAGTGCACATGGCTTTGAAGCGGATTGAGAAAAAGGGCTTTGTTGAGTCGTCTTATGGCGGTATTACGAACGAGCGAGGTGGTAGGCGAAAGAAGTATTATGCAATAACGGCCCTAGGAAAGAAGACACTCGATCGACAGTATGAATTGAGAACTAGTATTTACAAGCAAATCCCTAATATTTCATTTGGTCAATGA
- a CDS encoding ABC transporter permease, with protein sequence MKPQPPKRSLKFLRWFCREDYLEEVEGDLVELFEKRFEVAPSKARRAFTWSVIKYFRPAFIKSFQKFNNSNTTSMFKNYLKVSWRNLKRQPFFTALNTFGLAIGMAGALLISLFIFDELSYDKMFADADRIYRANIDNKIAGETNKYAAVSGPLAEVMKRDYPHLETITRFKHTGSKLIRQLNADQNVKEDNVVGADPAFFNMFGLDLIIGDKRSALAEANSLVLSRSAAEKHFGLNNALGQQMLLDNDEVYIVTGVIEDLPKNSFLKDYGLFLSITSFDDHDSPAWNDWNYPTFIKLKEGALESDLQDYLATVKDRYLLPWAMKSFPGLTMESVKEQEESGNYMIFDATALTDVHLKSPNLSGDFNLNGDIQNIYILFFIGLFLILLACVNFMNLSTARSLKRAKEVGIRKTLGSYRSAIIGQFLTEGTLVTFFSLVLAIGMASLAMPYFNALAGKSMTLPFDQLSFWLILLGATLVLGLFSGSYPAFLMSKFSPLKGLKGAEQTVGGANTRRLLVIIQFAVSVFLIASTLVVFRQLSFIQGKDLGFQKDQILVLNDVSAVGEQVETFKEEINRLAQVERTSLSSYLPTPSDRSGVTYFPEGEVFQANSAIIIDQWHIDFDYVPTLNLELISGRNFNKALTTDSMGVILNESAVKMLGKSPEEVLGMRITDDFRNPDESKMAFYTVIGVVKNFHFETMRNNIDALSLIIGKREANRMMVKLNASDFSETIEQIDDLWGEMAPGQPFDYYFMDDSFDEVYKAEQRLGSIFITFTTLSIFIACLGLFGLAAFNAERRAKEIGIRKVLGASVTQITLRLSSEFLKLVSIGILVSIPLAWFAMDRWLQDFTYRVEMGWVVFVIAAATAVLISILTVSHQSMKAALSNPVKSLRSE encoded by the coding sequence ATGAAACCTCAGCCACCAAAGCGTTCACTCAAATTTCTACGATGGTTTTGTAGAGAAGACTACTTGGAGGAAGTAGAGGGAGATCTTGTGGAGCTCTTTGAAAAGCGTTTTGAAGTCGCTCCATCAAAAGCAAGAAGGGCATTTACCTGGAGTGTTATCAAATACTTCAGGCCAGCATTTATAAAGTCATTTCAAAAATTCAACAACTCAAATACAACATCCATGTTTAAAAACTACCTGAAGGTTTCCTGGAGAAACCTAAAACGTCAACCTTTTTTTACTGCCCTCAATACCTTTGGCCTAGCCATAGGAATGGCAGGCGCTCTACTCATTTCGCTTTTCATATTTGATGAGCTGAGCTATGATAAAATGTTTGCCGATGCCGATCGGATTTACAGAGCAAACATTGATAATAAGATTGCTGGTGAGACGAACAAGTATGCCGCAGTCTCTGGTCCTTTAGCCGAAGTCATGAAAAGGGATTATCCTCACTTAGAGACGATAACCAGGTTCAAGCATACCGGCAGCAAGCTCATCCGACAACTGAATGCCGATCAAAATGTGAAAGAAGACAATGTAGTCGGGGCGGACCCCGCTTTCTTCAATATGTTTGGTCTGGACCTGATCATTGGGGATAAACGATCGGCATTGGCAGAAGCCAATTCTCTTGTGCTCTCACGTTCGGCTGCAGAAAAGCACTTCGGTTTGAATAATGCGCTCGGTCAGCAAATGCTACTGGACAATGATGAGGTTTACATTGTAACGGGGGTAATAGAGGATTTACCAAAGAACTCATTCCTCAAAGATTATGGTCTGTTTTTGTCTATTACAAGCTTCGATGATCATGATAGCCCAGCCTGGAACGACTGGAATTACCCAACCTTTATCAAGCTGAAAGAAGGAGCGCTCGAATCAGATCTTCAAGACTATCTGGCCACTGTGAAGGACAGGTACCTGCTGCCTTGGGCCATGAAGTCATTTCCTGGGTTGACCATGGAAAGCGTCAAAGAGCAAGAGGAATCTGGAAACTATATGATATTTGATGCCACTGCATTGACAGATGTGCATTTGAAGTCTCCAAACCTTTCGGGTGATTTCAACTTAAATGGAGATATTCAGAACATTTACATACTGTTCTTCATTGGGCTATTTCTAATTCTATTGGCATGTGTCAATTTTATGAATTTGTCCACTGCTCGATCATTGAAAAGGGCTAAGGAGGTTGGGATCAGAAAGACATTAGGGTCTTACCGATCGGCAATAATTGGACAGTTTTTAACGGAGGGAACACTCGTTACCTTTTTTTCCCTGGTTCTTGCGATAGGTATGGCTTCTCTGGCGATGCCTTACTTTAATGCGCTTGCTGGTAAGTCCATGACTTTACCATTTGATCAACTTTCATTCTGGTTAATTCTATTGGGAGCTACGTTGGTTCTTGGACTTTTTTCGGGAAGCTATCCAGCTTTTCTCATGTCCAAATTTTCGCCATTGAAAGGTTTAAAGGGAGCAGAACAGACAGTAGGTGGCGCAAATACTAGAAGACTACTTGTCATCATTCAGTTTGCCGTGTCAGTGTTTCTAATTGCCAGCACTTTGGTCGTTTTTAGGCAGCTTAGCTTTATTCAGGGCAAAGACCTGGGTTTTCAGAAGGATCAGATCTTGGTGTTGAACGATGTGAGTGCAGTGGGAGAACAAGTCGAGACTTTTAAAGAAGAAATCAATCGCCTGGCACAAGTTGAACGCACTTCATTGAGCAGCTACCTGCCCACACCATCGGATAGAAGTGGCGTGACTTATTTTCCCGAGGGAGAAGTCTTCCAAGCCAATTCCGCAATCATTATTGATCAATGGCATATTGATTTTGACTACGTACCAACACTTAACCTTGAGCTAATATCAGGTAGGAATTTCAATAAAGCATTGACGACAGATTCAATGGGTGTCATACTGAATGAATCGGCAGTGAAAATGCTTGGAAAGTCTCCTGAAGAAGTATTAGGAATGAGAATCACGGACGATTTCAGAAACCCGGACGAATCTAAAATGGCTTTCTACACAGTGATTGGCGTAGTGAAGAACTTTCACTTTGAAACCATGAGGAATAATATTGACGCCTTAAGTCTGATTATTGGCAAAAGAGAGGCCAATCGGATGATGGTTAAGCTCAATGCCTCGGATTTTTCAGAGACCATTGAACAAATTGATGACTTATGGGGAGAAATGGCACCTGGACAACCTTTCGATTACTACTTTATGGACGATTCTTTTGATGAGGTATATAAAGCAGAACAACGTTTGGGTAGCATCTTTATCACCTTCACAACGCTTTCCATTTTCATTGCCTGCCTTGGACTTTTCGGTTTGGCGGCTTTCAATGCCGAAAGACGAGCAAAGGAAATTGGTATTCGAAAAGTACTTGGGGCCTCGGTGACACAGATCACCTTGAGACTTTCTTCAGAGTTTTTGAAGCTGGTAAGCATAGGCATTCTCGTTTCAATACCGCTTGCCTGGTTTGCCATGGACCGCTGGTTACAAGATTTTACCTATAGAGTAGAAATGGGTTGGGTAGTATTTGTCATTGCAGCGGCTACAGCTGTGCTGATATCCATATTAACGGTTAGTCATCAGAGTATGAAGGCGGCTTTGAGCAACCCTGTTAAGTCTTTAAGGTCTGAGTAA
- a CDS encoding aldehyde dehydrogenase family protein: MKETSSDIIKEKLKAQTAFFKTGSTRSVESRKRSLKKLRVAILSQQDVIAKALFNDLRKSPQEAFITEIGLVIKEIDLHLKKLGKWSKAKSVRTPLYLLPSSSYLKHEPRGVVLIVAPWNYPFQLIMTPLIGAISAGNCVMLKPSEFSPNTNAAMEDIIREVFEPGHVTMVHGGKPTNQALFSEKFDMIFFTGSTMLGKVVAKAAAETLTPTVLELGGKSPCIVDESADLDVAAKKIAWGKTVNLGQTCIAPDYLLVHESIKTELTSKIIKNWQEFFGSDPQQSEFLPRMITSAAFDRVSGYLSQGKVIYGGESDRDNKYISPTLMEDVDLDGTIMSDEIFGPILPLITYSNINEAIDFVNSKDQPLAYYYFGKSSNAKSLLNENTSGGVCINDVLIHISNHTLPFGGVGPSGIGRYHGKFSFEAFSNARAIMKSPTWIDVPFRYPPFKYFSIVKRILS; the protein is encoded by the coding sequence ATGAAGGAAACGAGCAGTGATATCATCAAGGAAAAATTAAAAGCCCAAACCGCGTTTTTCAAAACTGGTTCGACTCGATCGGTCGAAAGTCGAAAGAGGTCCTTGAAGAAACTTAGAGTTGCCATTTTATCACAGCAAGATGTCATTGCTAAGGCATTGTTTAATGACTTGAGAAAGTCGCCTCAAGAAGCCTTCATCACTGAGATTGGCCTTGTAATTAAAGAAATAGACCTTCACCTTAAGAAATTAGGAAAATGGTCTAAAGCCAAGAGCGTTCGAACACCATTATACCTTCTTCCATCATCCAGCTATTTGAAGCATGAACCCAGAGGAGTTGTGCTCATTGTTGCTCCATGGAATTATCCCTTTCAGTTAATTATGACACCCCTTATTGGGGCTATTTCAGCGGGGAATTGCGTTATGCTTAAGCCATCAGAATTTTCTCCTAACACCAATGCTGCAATGGAGGATATTATAAGGGAAGTCTTTGAACCTGGCCATGTAACGATGGTTCATGGGGGTAAGCCCACCAATCAAGCCTTATTCTCCGAAAAGTTTGATATGATCTTCTTTACCGGCAGTACAATGTTAGGTAAGGTCGTTGCCAAAGCCGCGGCAGAGACGCTAACACCGACAGTTCTGGAGCTTGGAGGAAAAAGTCCTTGTATTGTTGATGAAAGCGCTGACTTGGATGTAGCAGCAAAGAAGATTGCTTGGGGAAAGACTGTGAACCTTGGTCAGACCTGTATTGCTCCAGATTATCTTTTGGTGCATGAAAGTATTAAGACGGAATTGACTTCCAAGATCATCAAAAATTGGCAGGAGTTTTTTGGCAGCGATCCACAGCAGAGTGAATTTCTTCCTAGAATGATCACGTCAGCTGCCTTCGACCGAGTATCAGGTTATTTGAGCCAGGGGAAAGTGATTTACGGAGGTGAAAGCGATAGAGATAACAAGTACATCAGCCCAACTTTGATGGAAGATGTCGACTTGGATGGTACCATAATGAGTGATGAGATTTTTGGCCCCATCTTGCCTTTAATTACTTATTCGAATATCAATGAAGCCATTGACTTTGTGAATAGTAAAGACCAACCGCTGGCCTACTATTACTTTGGAAAAAGCTCGAATGCCAAGAGCCTCCTTAATGAGAATACCTCAGGAGGAGTTTGTATCAATGATGTCCTCATACACATTTCTAATCACACACTGCCTTTTGGTGGTGTGGGTCCAAGTGGTATTGGGCGTTACCATGGTAAATTTAGTTTTGAGGCCTTTTCAAATGCTAGGGCTATTATGAAATCCCCAACTTGGATAGATGTTCCTTTCCGATACCCTCCCTTCAAATATTTTTCCATTGTTAAACGGATTCTGTCCTAG
- a CDS encoding LytR/AlgR family response regulator transcription factor, which translates to MSINCLIIDDEPIAQEIIERYLAPFDQIQIVGKCINAVEANSLLQSKAIDLIFLDIQMPHIDGLAFIKSLANPPKVIVTTAHREYAIDAFEIDVVDYLLKPISQERFLIALNRVLLVDKITKESAPYIYLKVNSKMVQVYLSEICYIQGLSNYVKVYCDKRTLICYQKLSHLEGVLPDPQFKRAHKSYIVNLKKVRSYTSRDLDVGIQEIPIGANYREGVISHLAKYKA; encoded by the coding sequence ATGAGTATAAATTGCCTCATCATTGATGACGAACCGATCGCCCAGGAAATTATTGAAAGGTATTTGGCACCTTTTGATCAAATTCAGATAGTTGGCAAATGCATCAATGCTGTTGAGGCGAATTCCCTTCTCCAATCTAAAGCGATTGACTTGATATTTCTTGACATCCAAATGCCTCACATCGATGGTTTAGCCTTTATCAAAAGCTTAGCGAACCCTCCTAAGGTGATTGTGACCACTGCCCACAGGGAATATGCAATTGACGCCTTTGAAATTGACGTAGTGGATTATTTGCTCAAGCCAATTTCACAGGAACGATTTCTGATAGCACTCAATCGCGTTTTGTTGGTTGATAAAATTACCAAAGAGTCTGCCCCGTACATTTACTTGAAGGTAAACTCCAAAATGGTACAGGTCTATCTGAGTGAAATCTGCTATATACAGGGTCTGAGTAATTATGTTAAGGTCTATTGCGACAAACGAACGCTGATTTGTTATCAGAAGCTTAGTCATTTAGAAGGGGTCTTACCTGACCCCCAGTTCAAAAGAGCTCATAAGTCCTACATTGTAAACCTTAAAAAAGTACGCAGCTATACTAGTAGAGATTTAGATGTGGGCATTCAGGAGATACCCATTGGAGCGAACTACAGAGAAGGAGTCATCAGCCATTTAGCCAAGTATAAGGCATAA
- a CDS encoding alpha-L-fucosidase, which produces MARSIRQLFKQSFSLFIALGLILPSLSYAQGNSEEKKMEWFGDAKLGIFIHWGIYAVNGIDESWSFYNGYISHEDYIKQAEGFGAENYKPKEWAKLIKSSGVQYAVITTKHHDGFSLWNTALGNFNAVKHSKAGKDLITPFVKAIRKENLKVGLYYSLPDWSSDLYTHFTNTEKRYKIADEPERWENFLSYYQGQLSELSEAYNPDLWWFDGDWEHKAEEWKAKETRAMLLAKNPNTIINARLSENGDYATPEQGVPLMKPESPFWELCMTMNDSWGFQHNDTNYKTPNQIIRIFVDCLRLGGNLLLDIGPKADGTIPEEQAAILTELGRWTNKHKEAIYGTQAGIPLDYFYGPTTLSKDKKTLYVFLAHKPNGPIVIRGLKNKVNRIRVVGQGTKLSQQVHNKPYWSNKAGLLYFEVPEAALDAQVTVVALQLDGEIQLDDK; this is translated from the coding sequence ATGGCACGCTCCATTAGACAACTATTCAAACAGTCATTCTCATTATTCATTGCATTAGGCTTAATCCTGCCCTCACTCAGCTATGCTCAAGGAAACTCTGAAGAAAAGAAAATGGAATGGTTTGGCGATGCGAAACTGGGTATCTTTATTCACTGGGGAATTTATGCCGTCAATGGCATAGACGAATCATGGTCTTTTTACAATGGTTATATCTCACATGAAGACTATATCAAACAGGCGGAAGGCTTTGGAGCAGAAAACTACAAGCCAAAAGAATGGGCAAAACTGATTAAGTCTAGCGGAGTACAGTATGCTGTAATCACGACAAAGCACCACGATGGTTTTTCGCTTTGGAATACTGCATTGGGAAATTTCAATGCTGTGAAACACTCAAAGGCTGGTAAAGATTTAATCACTCCATTTGTCAAAGCAATTCGAAAGGAAAACCTGAAAGTTGGTCTTTATTACTCCCTTCCCGATTGGTCAAGTGACTTGTATACACATTTTACCAATACGGAAAAACGATACAAAATTGCTGACGAGCCCGAACGTTGGGAGAACTTCCTCTCCTATTATCAAGGACAATTGAGTGAGTTATCCGAGGCTTACAACCCAGACCTCTGGTGGTTCGATGGTGATTGGGAACACAAGGCGGAAGAGTGGAAAGCCAAAGAAACCAGAGCGATGCTCCTGGCTAAAAACCCCAATACAATTATCAATGCTCGGCTAAGTGAAAACGGGGACTATGCCACGCCAGAACAAGGCGTTCCGCTAATGAAGCCAGAAAGCCCTTTCTGGGAATTGTGCATGACCATGAATGACTCATGGGGCTTTCAACACAATGACACTAACTATAAAACGCCCAATCAGATCATCCGCATATTCGTTGATTGTCTTAGGCTCGGGGGAAACTTACTCTTGGATATCGGACCTAAAGCGGATGGCACTATTCCAGAAGAACAAGCAGCAATTCTCACAGAACTCGGCAGGTGGACGAATAAACATAAAGAAGCCATTTACGGAACTCAAGCAGGCATTCCGTTGGACTACTTCTATGGTCCAACCACACTATCGAAGGACAAGAAAACGCTTTATGTATTTCTAGCACATAAACCTAATGGACCCATTGTGATCCGAGGTCTGAAGAACAAAGTCAATCGTATCCGTGTAGTCGGGCAGGGCACAAAACTCAGTCAACAGGTGCATAACAAACCCTACTGGAGCAATAAAGCCGGGCTACTCTATTTCGAAGTACCTGAAGCTGCATTAGATGCCCAGGTGACAGTAGTAGCCCTTCAGCTTGATGGTGAAATTCAGTTAGACGATAAGTAA